In the genome of Nomascus leucogenys isolate Asia chromosome 12, Asia_NLE_v1, whole genome shotgun sequence, the window ACATGCCAGACTACCAGTGGATAGCAGAGTGCTGGAAGAAAGCCCACTCTAAATTCACCCTGAACACATCTGAAAacgttatttttatatatagccaATTACACTTTTCTGGCCTAGAAATGAGCCTTCACAAGGTCAGAGAAtgtttcctctcttcctaacAGCACTCTGTATGttgcttttttatattatttgtgtttGAGTGGGCCTTACACTCCTAAAATGGTGCATAATTTTTGCATGATAGTTGTATATGATAAATACACAGAGGTAAGCTAGTATCATGGTAAAGAGCAATTGCAATAAGGCAGATACAGGTTCAAATTCTGGTTTCTCTGCCTAGTGGCTATGACCTTGGAGAAGACCCTTATGCTTCCAGaacctgtctgtaaaatgggataataaataCATATCTCGTATGaaggttgtgaagattaaatgaggtgataagatctagtatttgataacatAATATAGTAACTATAGTTAactatttattctatatttttaaataactaaaatagtagaATTAGAATGTTCCTACTACAAAGAAATGCTTGAGGTGCTGGATGCCCCAGTTactctaatttgatcattacacatgcTATGcccatatcaaaacatcacatgtacccaaCAATTAGATACAACTATGTACCCATAATTAAAAGTGcagattttttaaagattgaGATGGTTTGTTTAAAGTATTTAGCACAtagtaaattctcaataaatgtcactttttattattacaaaaaagACATGAATTACGTGAACCTAGTGGCTCAGGTTCATTTTCaattaaataagcatttattgtgCACCTTCCAAGTATCTTACACTCTGCTACTTTCTGTGGGTACTAGATAAAAGAAATGTACAACACGAGTCCTCTAAAACAAAGTCTGTGCTTTTCACATGTATATGACCCTGAAAAAAGGTATCTTGCAACCATGTCTTCATACTGGAAGGTGGGGCTGGTACTAGCCTTTCTGCAATCACCTGTAGATAACAATGTGAAGGAGGAAGGTAAATATGTAGAGGTGGAGTTAGGTTTGATGGAAAATGAATCACCTCATTCACTATTCACTTAAGCTATATAAGGGTCATTATCCCAATCCATCTTCACCCTGCAAGCTGCATCAGGCTTTATCCTACTTGTTCCTTCGGGGAACCAGGTGAGAGAAAATTCATCCAGCTACATTTATGAATATTTGGTGTTGTCCATAGTAGAAGTCTAGGGATATAAGCTAAGGCAGAGTTCATGtatattttgcctttcttttcttttttgtttctttcattttcttttcttttttttttttttttttttttttgcttatttgtttggtTAGTTTAGTTTATTCTGGGGCCTTTTTGTAATAAGTTCATTTTTATGGAGAAGAATAATGCAAGTAAAAGTTCACCTTCCTCTAGGCCTTCCTCTACACATTCCACAGTCTGTTCCCAGTCTTTTTCCATGCCCTCTTTTCTGGGCTGTCCAGCTCAAACTGGGAGGCAGCTGGGTCTGTTGCAGGGTCCCTTCCTTTTTCAGTGTTGTTTCCCAGAGCTCCAAGATCTAATTATCCACTAGTTAAACTGCTGCCTGCATTGCTGAGCTCTTCTTCTTGATTAATTAAAGAGAACGGTGTTTGGGCAAGTGCTTGACATTAAGAGAGTTCCTAAGCTCTACTGAGCTCTACTGTCTGATGCCTATGAAACACCAAGCTTTTTTGAgcccctttgcccatttttaatttgctGAAGGCCTAAGGGTCCAGTTTAGTTTCTGGTGCCCAGAGAATAAACAGATGTGCATGGTGGAAGGTCTGTCACTTTTGACTCAAGAAAAGCAGTGAAACTAAGAGAGATTGAGGCAATGGTATCTGGCTGGTTCTGGAAACTTTGGAAGCCTTAGAACAACACCCAGAATGCCAACACACTCAAAGTGTAGAGATACTATGTAGAGACTATACTTACCCATGACAGGCAATATAGAGACCTGAGGTCTATTCTCAATTGAACCAGTAACATGCCAAGACTTGATCATAGAAAAGTAACTCAAAGTTAACAAAGTTAATTTTCATTGTGTTCAACAGCGTTGTATCATCCCTGGCCCATTCTTACGttttgagatttaaaataaacaagagGTTACAAAAATCATGCtggttattattaaaatgaaaattgctgATAAGTTAAAAGGGGAGAATATGAATAATagggttctttgtttttctgtgtccaGGTTCACTTAAACTTGCAAAAAGATGACCGACCTCTTGAGAAGTGTTGTTACCGTAATTGATGTTTTCTACAAATACACCAAGGAAGATGGGGAGTGTGGCACACTGAGCAAGGATGAACTAAAGGAACTTCTGGAGAAAGAGTTTCATCCAATTCTGAAGGTGAGAGCCATGTGCCAGAACTGAAGGCTGCTGAAGTTCTGCACATGCTCTGTTGTATGACCCAGATCAGCTAAAAAGTGCACAGCCCTAGTGAACTCTAAGCAAACTCTATAAGCAGTATTTTGGGGGTGCTAGAAAGTCTGTTAAAGcagcatatattttaaagaaagtgaATGTTTCGTCCTCACTTTTCCACCTATGCACTCCTACCTTATAGACTCTCAGACTTTCTCATATACCCAGGCTTTTCCttagaaaaagcagaaaataaatttatgctaGGACACGAATTAATAAATTATCctatcaaatggaaaaaaaaagtatagaaaggGAAATCATCTACCTGGGGAGTTGACAAAATAGCCATGATtaagaatcaaaaataaaataccagcatTTTATTCCATCTGCTTAAAAAGgactcagccaggcgcggtggctcatgcctgtaatcccagcactttgggaggccgaggtgggtggatcacaaggtcaggagatcaagaccatcctggctaatacggtgaaacctcgtctctactaaaaatacaaaaaattagccgggcgtggtttcacgcccctgtagtcccagctattcgggaggctaaggcaggagaatggcgtgaacctgggaggcggagcttgcagtgagcagagatcgcgccactgcactccagcctgggctacagagcaagactccgtctcaacaacaacaacaacaacaacaacaaagactcAGTTATTAACTTCAAAATAATAGATGATAAATTCCAACATGGAATATATTAACATGTAATAGTTACAATTTATGTAAAACTTAGAAATACCAGTTACTGCACTCCTTCCTGTAGGCCTTACCTAAGCACTTAATCCTTTAGCTTAAATCCTtgaaatgtcttcttctgaggaTCCCAGtagtctttattttctattaaccCTTAACATTTACTGGGTTCTATTAACCTAAAGTAATCCTTTATTGGACTAAGACTACATCATGTCAAACATCCATAATTTCACAGCGCTATTTGAATGTGTTGGTTGAGTACGCAGGTTAGGCTGACCAGGTCTCCCTTGGTGTGTCACTCATATACAGAACCCAGATGATCCAGACACAGTGGATGTCATCATGCATATGCTGGATCGAGATCATGACAGAAGATTGGACTTTACTGAGTTTCTTTTGATGATATTCAAGCTGACTATGGCCTGCAACAAGGTCCTCAGCAAAGAATACTGCAAAGCTTCAGGGTCAAAGAAGCATAGGCATGGTCACCGACaccaagaagaagaaagtgaaacagaAGACGATGAAGAGGATACACCAGGACATAAATCAGGTTACAGACATTCATGTTGGAGTGTGGGAGAGGAGCATGGATATAGTTCTGGGCACTCAAGGGGAACTGTGAAACGTAGACATGGGTCCAACTCCAAGAGGCTAGGAAGACAAGGTAATTTATCCAGCTCTGGGAACCAAGAGGGATCTCAGAAAAGATACCACAGGTCCAGCTCTGGTCACTCATGGAGTAGTGGCAAAGAGAGACATGGTTCCAGCTCTGGAGAACtgagagaaagaataaacaagtCACACATTAGCCCTTCTAGGGAATCTGGGGAAGAGTATGAATCTGGATCTGGATCAAAGAGTTGGGAAAGGAAAGTTCATGGTGGTCTGTCATGTGGATTGGAGACTAGTGGGCATGAATCAAACTCTACTCAGTCAAAAATTAGAGGACAAAAGCTTGGGTCTAGCTGTTCAGGTTCAGGAGATAGTGGGAGGCGAAGTCATGCATGTGGTTATAGCAATTCAAGTGGGTGTGGAAGGCCACAAAATGTTTCAAGTTCTTGTCAGTCACATAGATTTGGAGGGCAAGGAAATCAATTTAGCTATATTCAGTCAGGCTGTCAGTCAGGAATTAATGGAGGACAAGGCCATGGCTGTGTCTCAGGAGGCCAGCCCTCTGGATGTGGTCAACCTGAGTCTAACTCCTGTAGTCAGTCCTATAGTCAGAGAGGATATGGAGCTAGAGAAAATTGTCAACCACAGAACTGTGGAGGACAATGGAGAACAGGCTCAAGTCAGTCCTCTTGTTGTGAACAATATGGGTCTGGAGGTAGCCAGTCTTGTAGTAGTGGTCAACATGAATATGGTTCCTGTGGCCGCTTTTCAAACTCTTCTAGTTCAAATGAATTTTCCAAATGTGGTCAACATGGGTCTGGTTCAGGTCAGTCTACTAGCTTTGAACAACATGGAACAGGCTTGAGTCAGTCCTCTGGGTTCGAACAACATGTATCTGGCTCAGGTCAAACTTGTGGCCAGCATGAGTCTACATCAAGTCAATCCTTGGGCTATGACCAGCATGGGTCTAGCTCAGGTAAGACATCTGGCTTTGGACAACACGGGTCTGGCTCAGGTCAGTCCTCTGGCTTTGGACAATGTGGGTCAGGGTCAGGTCAGTCCTCTGGTTTTGGGCAGCATGGGTCTGTCTCAGGACAATCCTCTCATTTTGGACAACATGAGTCTAGATCACGTCAGTCTAGCTATGGCCAACATGGTTCTGGCTCAAGTCAATCATCTGGCTATGGCCAATATGGGTCTAGAGAGACATCTGGCTTTGGACAACATGGGTCTGGCTCAGGTCAATCCACTGGCTTTGGCCAATATGGATCAGGCTCAGGTCAGTCCTCTGGCTTTGGACAACATGGGTCTGTCTCAGGACAATCCTCTGGTTTTGGACAACATGAGTCTAGATCACGTCAGTCTAGCTATGGCCAACACAGTTCTGGCTCAAGTCAGTCATCTGGCTATGGCCAACATGGGTCTAGACAGACATCTGGCTTTGGACAACATGGGTCAGGCTCAAGTCAATCCACTGGCTTTGGCCAGTATGGATCAGGCTCAGGTCAGTCTGCTGGCTTTGGACAACATGGGTCTGGCTCAGGACAATCCTCGGGTTTTGGACAACATGATTCTAGATCAGGTCATTCTAGCTATGGCCAACATGGTTTTGGCTCAAGTCAATCATCTGGCTGTGGTCAACATGGGTCAAGTTCAGGACAGACATCTGGATTTGGACAACACGAGTTAAGCTCAGGTCAGTCTTCCAGCTTTGGCCAACATGGATCAGGTTCAAGTCAGTCCTCTGGCTTTGGACAACATGGGTCTGGCTCAGGACAATCCTCTGGTTTTGGACAACATGAGTCTAGATCAGGTCAGTCTAGCTATGGCCAACACAGTTCTGGCTCAAGTCAGTCATCTGGCTATGGCCAACATGGGTCTAGACAGACATCTGGCTTTGGACAACATGGGTCAGGCTCAGGACAATCCTCTGGCTTTGGACAACATGAGTTTAGATCACATCAGTCCAGCTATGGCCAACATGGTTCTGGCTCAAGTCAATCATCTGGCTATGGTCAACAGGGGTCAAGTTCGGGACAGACATCTGGCTTTGGACAACACAGGTCAAGCTCAGGTCAATACTCTGGCTTTGGACAACATGGATCAGGTTCAGGTCAGTCCAGGGGCTTTGGACAACATGAGTCTAGATCAGGTCAGTCTAGCTATGGCCAACACAGTTCTGGCTCAAGTCAGTCATCTGGCTATGGCCAACATGGGTCTAGACAGACATCTGGCTTTGGACAACATGAGTCTGGCTCAGGACAATACTCTGGTTTTGGACAACATGAGTCTAGATCACATCAGTCTAGCTATGGCCAACATGGTTCTGGCTCAAGTCAGTCATCTGGCTATGGTCAACATGGGTCTAGTTCAGGACAGACTTTTGGATTTGGACAACACAGGTCAGGCTCAGGTCAATCCTCTGCCTTTGGCCAAGATAGATCAGGCTCAGGTCAGTCCTCTGGCTTTGGACAACATGAGTCAGGCTCAGGACAATCCTCTGGCTTTGGACAGCATGAGTCTAGATCAAGTCAGTCTAGTTATGGCCAACATGGTTCTGGCTCAAGTCAGTCATCTGGCTGTGGCCAACATGGGTCTAGTTCAGGACAGACAACTGGCTTTGGACAACACGGGTCAAGCTCAGGTCAATACTCTGGCTTTGGACAACATGGATCAGGCTCAGGTCAGTCCTCTGGCTTTGGACAACATGGGACTGGTTCAGAACACTCCTCTGGTTTTGGACAACATGAGTCTAGATCACGTCAGTCTAGCTATGGCCAACATGGTTCTGGCTCAAGTCAATCATCTGGCTATGGTCAACATGGGTCAAATTCAGGACAGACATCTGGCTTTGGACAACACAGGTCAGGCTCAGGTCAGTCCTCTGGCTTTGGCCAATATGGATCAGGCTCAGGTCAGTCTTCTGGCTTTGGACAACATGGGTCAGGCACAGGAAAATCCTCTGGCTTTGCACAGCATGAGTACAGATCAGGTCAGTCTAGCTATGGCCAACATAGTACTGGCTCCAGTCAATCATCTGGCTGTGGCCAACATGAGTCTGGCTCAGGTCCAACCACAGGTTTTGGACAGCATGTGTCTGGCTCAGACAAGTTCTCTAGTTCTGGACAACATATATCTGACTCAGGTCAGTCCACTGGATTTGGATTTGGCCAATATGGTTCAGGATCAGGTCAATCAACTGGCTTGGGCCCGGGTGAATCTCAACAAGTAGAGTCAGCATCCACAGTTCATGGGAGACAGGAAACTACTCATGGTCAGACAATAAATACCACTAGACATAGCCAGTCTGGTCAAGGACAGTCCACACAGACAGGGTCCAGGGTAACTAGAAGACGAAGATCTAGCCAAAGTGAGAACAGTGACAGTGAAGTGCATTCAAGGGTCTCACACAGACATTCAGAACATATTCACACACAAGCTGGATCTCACTACCCAAAGTCAGGATCCACAGTTCACAGAAGACAAGGAACTACTCATGGACAGAGAGGAGATACCACTAGACATGGCCATTCTGGTCATGGACAGTCTACACAGACAGGGTCCAGAACATCTGGAAGACAGAGATTTAGCCACAGTGATGCCACTGACAGTGAAGTGCACTCAGGGGTCTCACATAGACCACACTCACAAGAACAAACTCACAGCCAAGCTGGATCTCAACATGGAGAGTCAGAATCCACAGTTCATGAGAGACATGAAACTACTTATGGACAGACAGGAGATACCACTAGACATTCCCACTCTGGTCATGAACAAACCACACAGACAGGGTCCAGGACAACTGGAAGACAGAGAACTAGCCACAGTGAGTCCACTGACAGTGAAGTGCACTCAGGGGGCTCACACAGACCACGCTCACAAGAACACACTTACGGCCAAGCCGGATCTCAAAATGGAGAGCCAGAATTCACAGTTCATGAGAGACACGGAACTACTCATGGACAGACAGGAGATACCACTGGACATTCCCACTCTGGTCATGGACAGTCCACACAGAGAGGGTCCAGGACAACTGGAAGACAGAGATCTAGCCACAGTGAGTCCAGTGACAGTGAAGTGCACTCAGgggtctcacacacacatacaggacACACTTACGGTCAAGCTGGATCTCAACATGGACAGTCAGAATCCATAGTTCATGAGAGACATGGAACTACTCATGGACAGACAGGAGATACCACTAGACATGCCCACTATCATCATGGATTAACCACACAGACAGGGTCCAGGACTACCGGAAGAAGGGGATCTGGCCACAGTGAGTACAGTGACAGTGAAGGGTACTCAGGAGTCTCACATACACATTCAGGACACACTCACGGCCAAGCCGGATCTCAACATGGAGAGTCAGAATCCATAGTTCATGGGGGACATGGAACTATACATGGACAGACAGGAGATACCACTAGACATGCCCACTCTGGTCACGGACAGTCCACACAGACAGGGTCCAGGACAACTGGAAGAAAGGCATCTGGCCACAGTGAGTACAGTGACAGTGAAGGGCACTCAGGGTTCTCACAAAGACCACACTCACGAGAACACACTCACAGCCAAGCTGGATCTCAACATGGAGAGTCAGAATCCATAGTTGACGAGAGACACAGAACTACTCATGGACAGACAGGAGATACCAGTGGACATTCTCAGTCTGGTCATGGACAGTCCACGCAGTCAGGATCCAGTACAACTGGAAGAAGGAGATCTGGCCACAGTGAGTCCAGTGACAGTGAAGTGCACTCAGGGggctcacacacacattcaggacacacacacagccaagCCAGATCTCAACATGGAGAGTCAGAATCTACAGTTCACGAGAGACACCAAACTACTCATGGACAGACAGGAGATACCACTGAACATGGCCACCCTAGTCATGGACAAACCACACAGACAGGGTCCAGGACAACTGGAAGAAGGGGATCTGGCCACAGTGAGTACAGTGACAGTGAAGGGCACTCAGGGGTCTCACATACACATTCAGGACACACTCACGGTCAAGCTGGATCTCACTATCCAGAGTCAGGATCCTCAGTTCATGAGAGACACGGAACTACTCATGGACAAACAGCAGACACCACTAGACATGGCCACTCTGGTCATGGACAGTCCACACAGAGAGGGTCTAGGACAACTGGAAGAAGGGGATCAGGCCACAGTGAGTCCAGTGACAGTGAAGTGTACTCAGGagtctcacacacacattcaggaCACACTCACAGCCAAGCCGGATCCCAACATGGAGAGTCAGGATCCTCAGTTCATGGGAGACAGGGAACTGTACATGGACAGACAGGAGATACCACTAGACATGCCCACTATGGTCATGGACAGTCCACACATAGAGGGTCCAGGACAACTG includes:
- the FLG2 gene encoding filaggrin-2 — its product is MTDLLRSVVTVIDVFYKYTKEDGECGTLSKDELKELLEKEFHPILKNPDDPDTVDVIMHMLDRDHDRRLDFTEFLLMIFKLTMACNKVLSKEYCKASGSKKHRHGHRHQEEESETEDDEEDTPGHKSGYRHSCWSVGEEHGYSSGHSRGTVKRRHGSNSKRLGRQGNLSSSGNQEGSQKRYHRSSSGHSWSSGKERHGSSSGELRERINKSHISPSRESGEEYESGSGSKSWERKVHGGLSCGLETSGHESNSTQSKIRGQKLGSSCSGSGDSGRRSHACGYSNSSGCGRPQNVSSSCQSHRFGGQGNQFSYIQSGCQSGINGGQGHGCVSGGQPSGCGQPESNSCSQSYSQRGYGARENCQPQNCGGQWRTGSSQSSCCEQYGSGGSQSCSSGQHEYGSCGRFSNSSSSNEFSKCGQHGSGSGQSTSFEQHGTGLSQSSGFEQHVSGSGQTCGQHESTSSQSLGYDQHGSSSGKTSGFGQHGSGSGQSSGFGQCGSGSGQSSGFGQHGSVSGQSSHFGQHESRSRQSSYGQHGSGSSQSSGYGQYGSRETSGFGQHGSGSGQSTGFGQYGSGSGQSSGFGQHGSVSGQSSGFGQHESRSRQSSYGQHSSGSSQSSGYGQHGSRQTSGFGQHGSGSSQSTGFGQYGSGSGQSAGFGQHGSGSGQSSGFGQHDSRSGHSSYGQHGFGSSQSSGCGQHGSSSGQTSGFGQHELSSGQSSSFGQHGSGSSQSSGFGQHGSGSGQSSGFGQHESRSGQSSYGQHSSGSSQSSGYGQHGSRQTSGFGQHGSGSGQSSGFGQHEFRSHQSSYGQHGSGSSQSSGYGQQGSSSGQTSGFGQHRSSSGQYSGFGQHGSGSGQSRGFGQHESRSGQSSYGQHSSGSSQSSGYGQHGSRQTSGFGQHESGSGQYSGFGQHESRSHQSSYGQHGSGSSQSSGYGQHGSSSGQTFGFGQHRSGSGQSSAFGQDRSGSGQSSGFGQHESGSGQSSGFGQHESRSSQSSYGQHGSGSSQSSGCGQHGSSSGQTTGFGQHGSSSGQYSGFGQHGSGSGQSSGFGQHGTGSEHSSGFGQHESRSRQSSYGQHGSGSSQSSGYGQHGSNSGQTSGFGQHRSGSGQSSGFGQYGSGSGQSSGFGQHGSGTGKSSGFAQHEYRSGQSSYGQHSTGSSQSSGCGQHESGSGPTTGFGQHVSGSDKFSSSGQHISDSGQSTGFGFGQYGSGSGQSTGLGPGESQQVESASTVHGRQETTHGQTINTTRHSQSGQGQSTQTGSRVTRRRRSSQSENSDSEVHSRVSHRHSEHIHTQAGSHYPKSGSTVHRRQGTTHGQRGDTTRHGHSGHGQSTQTGSRTSGRQRFSHSDATDSEVHSGVSHRPHSQEQTHSQAGSQHGESESTVHERHETTYGQTGDTTRHSHSGHEQTTQTGSRTTGRQRTSHSESTDSEVHSGGSHRPRSQEHTYGQAGSQNGQSESIVHERHGTTHGQTGDTTRHAHYHHGLTTQTGSRTTGRRGSGHSEYSDSEGYSGVSHTHSGHTHGQAGSQHGESESIVHGGHGTIHGQTGDTTRHAHSGHGQSTQTGSRTTGRKASGHSEYSDSEGHSGFSQRPHSREHTHSQAGSQHGESESIVDERHRTTHGQTGDTSGHSQSGHGQSTQSGSSTTGRRRSGHSESSDSEVHSGGSHTHSGHTHSQARSQHGESESTVHERHQTTHGQTGDTTEHGHPSHGQTTQTGSRTTGRRGSGHSEYSDSEGHSGVSHTHSGHTHGQAGSHYPESGSSVHERHGTTHGQTADTTRHGHSGHGQSTQRGSRTTGRRGSGHSESSDSEVYSGVSHTHSGHTHSQAGSQHGESGSSVHGRQGTVHGQTGDTTRHAHYGHGQSTHRGSRTTGRRASGHNEYSDSEVHSGVSRTHSGHTHSQPGSQHGESESTVHEKHHTTHGQTGDTTEHGHSGHGQATQTGSRTTGRQRSRHSESSDSEVHSGGSRRPHSQEHIHGQAGSQHGESESTVHERHQTTHGKRADTTGHAHSGHGQATQRGSRTTGRRVSGHSEYSDSEGHSGVSHTHSGHTHGQAGSQRGESGSSVHERYGTTHGQTGDTTRHAHSGHGQSTQRGSRTAGRRGSGHSESSDSEVHSGVSHTHSGHTHGQARSQHGESGSAIHGRQGTIHGQTGDTTRHGQSGHGQSTQTGSRTTGRQRSSHSESSDSKVHSEASPTHSGHIHSQAGSRHGESGSSGRGTQGTTHGQTGDTTRHAHYGHGQSTQRGSRTTGRRGSGHSESSDSEVHSWGSHTHSGHIHGQAGSQQRQPGSTVHGRLETTHGQTGDTIRYGHSGYGQSTQTGSRSSRTSHFQSHSSERQRHGSSQVWKHGSYGPAEYDYGHTGYGPSAGSRKSISNSHLSWSIDSTANKQLSRH